In Sulfitobacter albidus, the following proteins share a genomic window:
- the pal gene encoding peptidoglycan-associated lipoprotein Pal, whose amino-acid sequence MKLIPITLLVAAVALSACTNPDRFGGDDGLAGSGNPTGGQPLNGVVPGSANDPTSTAYFNQTVGDRVLFEVDQSNLTATGRATLDGQAGWLMTNTDYTAVIEGHADEQGTREYNLALGARRANAAREYLIGQGVPASRLRVVSYGKERPIEICSNEACYAKNRRAVTVLAGGGVS is encoded by the coding sequence ATGAAACTCATCCCCATCACGCTTCTGGTCGCTGCCGTCGCGCTGAGCGCCTGCACCAATCCCGACCGCTTCGGCGGCGACGACGGGCTGGCCGGTAGCGGCAATCCCACGGGCGGCCAGCCGCTGAACGGTGTGGTGCCGGGCAGCGCCAATGACCCAACCTCCACCGCCTATTTCAACCAGACCGTCGGCGACCGTGTGCTGTTCGAGGTCGATCAATCCAATCTGACCGCCACAGGCCGCGCCACGCTGGACGGGCAGGCGGGCTGGCTCATGACGAACACTGACTACACCGCCGTGATCGAGGGTCATGCGGATGAGCAGGGCACACGGGAATACAACCTCGCGCTGGGCGCGCGCCGGGCCAATGCCGCGCGCGAATATTTGATCGGGCAGGGCGTGCCCGCAAGCCGTCTGCGCGTTGTCAGTTACGGCAAGGAACGCCCGATCGAAATCTGCTCGAACGAGGCGTGTTACGCCAAGAACCGCCGCGCCGTGACGGTGCTGGCCGGTGGCGGCGTCAGCTAA
- a CDS encoding formate--tetrahydrofolate ligase, which translates to MAYKTDIQIAREASKRPIQEIGEKLGIGSDDLLPYGHDKAKVSQSFINSVQDRKDGKLILVTAINPTPAGEGKTTTTVGLGDGLNRIGKNACVCIREASLGPNFGMKGGAAGGGYAQVVPMEEMNLHFTGDFHAITSAHNLLSAMIDNHIYWGNELEIDQRRVVWRRVVDMNDRALRQITASLGGVSNGFPREAGFDITVASEVMAILCLAKDLSDLQKRLGDMIVAYRRDRSPVYARDIKADGAMTVLLKDAMQPNLVQTLENNPAFVHGGPFANIAHGCNSVIATTTALKLADYVVTEAGFGADLGAEKFMNIKCRKAGLAPSVVVVVATVRAMKMNGGVAKKDLGDENVEAVKKGCANLGRHIENVKSFGVPVVVAINHFVTDTDAEVQAVKDYVAEQGAEAILSRHWELGSEGSADLATRVAEIADAGEADFAPIYPDDMPLFQKIEAVAKRIYRADEVLADQKIRNQLKDWEAQGYGNLPVCMAKTQYSFTTDPDRRGAPVGFSVPVREVRLSAGAGFVVVICGEIMTMPGLPRVPSAEAIKLNADGDVEGLF; encoded by the coding sequence ATGGCCTATAAAACCGACATTCAAATCGCACGCGAAGCGTCCAAGCGTCCCATTCAGGAGATCGGCGAAAAGCTGGGCATCGGCAGCGATGATCTGCTGCCCTACGGCCACGACAAGGCAAAGGTGAGCCAGTCGTTCATCAACTCCGTGCAGGACCGCAAGGACGGCAAGCTGATCCTCGTGACCGCGATCAACCCGACGCCCGCGGGGGAGGGCAAGACGACCACAACCGTGGGTCTGGGCGACGGTCTGAACCGCATCGGCAAGAATGCTTGCGTCTGTATCCGTGAAGCCTCGCTGGGCCCGAATTTCGGGATGAAGGGCGGGGCTGCCGGCGGTGGCTATGCGCAGGTTGTGCCGATGGAAGAGATGAACCTGCACTTTACCGGGGATTTCCACGCCATCACCTCGGCGCACAACCTGCTGAGCGCGATGATCGACAACCACATCTACTGGGGCAACGAGCTGGAGATCGACCAGCGCCGCGTCGTCTGGCGCCGGGTCGTGGACATGAACGACCGCGCACTGCGCCAGATCACGGCGTCGCTGGGCGGTGTGTCCAACGGCTTCCCGCGCGAGGCCGGATTTGACATCACGGTCGCCTCCGAGGTGATGGCGATCCTGTGTCTGGCAAAGGATCTGTCGGATCTGCAGAAGCGTCTGGGTGACATGATCGTGGCCTACCGCCGCGACCGCTCGCCGGTCTACGCGCGCGATATCAAGGCGGACGGCGCGATGACCGTCCTGCTGAAAGACGCGATGCAGCCGAACCTTGTGCAAACGCTGGAAAACAATCCCGCCTTCGTGCACGGCGGTCCGTTTGCGAATATCGCGCATGGCTGCAACTCGGTGATTGCCACGACAACGGCGCTGAAGCTGGCGGATTACGTGGTGACCGAAGCGGGCTTCGGCGCCGATCTGGGGGCCGAGAAATTCATGAACATCAAATGCCGCAAGGCGGGGCTGGCCCCGTCGGTGGTGGTCGTTGTTGCGACCGTGCGCGCGATGAAGATGAACGGCGGCGTGGCCAAGAAGGATCTGGGCGACGAGAACGTCGAGGCCGTGAAGAAGGGTTGTGCCAACCTTGGCCGTCATATCGAGAACGTCAAAAGCTTTGGCGTGCCGGTGGTCGTGGCGATCAACCATTTTGTCACTGACACCGACGCCGAGGTGCAGGCGGTCAAGGACTATGTGGCCGAGCAGGGCGCCGAGGCGATCCTGTCGCGCCACTGGGAACTGGGCTCTGAAGGCTCCGCCGATCTGGCGACCCGCGTGGCCGAAATCGCCGATGCGGGCGAGGCTGACTTTGCCCCGATCTATCCCGACGACATGCCGCTTTTCCAAAAGATCGAGGCGGTCGCCAAACGCATCTACCGCGCCGACGAGGTGCTGGCCGATCAAAAGATCCGCAACCAGCTGAAGGATTGGGAAGCGCAAGGATACGGTAACCTGCCGGTCTGCATGGCGAAAACGCAGTACAGCTTTACCACCGACCCCGACCGCCGCGGCGCGCCCGTCGGCTTCTCGGTGCCGGTGCGTGAAGTGCGTCTGAGCGCGGGTGCGGGATTTGTCGTGGTGATCTGCGGTGAGATCATGACCATGCCGGGCCTGCCGCGTGTGCCGTCTGCCGAAGCGATCAAGCTCAACGCCGATGGCGACGTCGAAGGGCTGTTCTGA
- the ftsH gene encoding ATP-dependent zinc metalloprotease FtsH produces the protein MGNFRNLAFWAVLLVLVFSLFNLFNGGPSGMQNREISYSDFVSAVEGGNVSNVTLDGEQVRFRQSDGQDYVTILPTDAEITSLLIDNNIPVRAESQQESGLQTFLVSLLPILLLIGVWIYFMNRMQGGGKGGAMGFGKSKAKMLTEKHGRVTFDDVAGIDEAKEELEEIVEFLRNPQKFSRLGGKIPKGALLEGPPGTGKTLLARAIAGEAGVPFFTISGSDFVEMFVGVGASRVRDMFEQAKKNAPCIVFIDEIDAVGRHRGAGYGGGNDEREQTLNQLLVEMDGFEANEGVIIIAATNRKDVLDPALLRPGRFDRQVTVGNPDIKGREKILGVHARKTPLGPDVDLRIIARGTPGFSGADLANLVNEAALTAARVGRRFVAMMDFESAKDKIMMGAERRSMVLTQDQKEKTAYHEAGHAIVGIKLPKCDPVYKATIIPRGGALGMVMSLPEMDKLQMFKDEAEQKIAMTMAGKAAEIFKYGAETVSSGPMGDIMQASQLARGMVMRMGMSDKVGNIDYSEAAAGYQANGGAGGFSVSAATKELIESEVKRIIDEGYDRAYKLIEEHEEEFERLAQGLLEYETLTGEEIQRVIAGKPPQAPEDEDDTPDSGSAPSITAIPKAKGKKSPPSGGMEPEPSV, from the coding sequence TTGGGCAATTTTCGTAACCTCGCTTTCTGGGCCGTTCTGCTGGTCCTTGTTTTCTCGTTGTTCAATCTGTTCAACGGCGGACCGAGCGGGATGCAGAACCGTGAAATCAGCTATTCCGATTTTGTCAGCGCCGTCGAAGGCGGCAACGTCAGCAACGTCACCCTCGACGGAGAGCAGGTGCGCTTTCGCCAGTCGGACGGTCAGGATTACGTCACCATCCTGCCCACGGACGCCGAGATCACCTCGCTGCTGATCGACAACAACATCCCCGTGCGCGCCGAAAGCCAGCAGGAAAGCGGGCTGCAGACGTTCCTCGTGTCGCTGTTGCCGATCCTGCTGCTGATCGGTGTCTGGATCTACTTTATGAACCGGATGCAGGGCGGCGGTAAGGGCGGGGCCATGGGGTTCGGCAAATCCAAGGCCAAGATGCTGACCGAAAAGCACGGGCGTGTGACGTTTGACGACGTGGCGGGTATCGACGAGGCCAAGGAAGAGCTCGAAGAAATCGTGGAATTCCTGCGCAACCCGCAGAAGTTCTCGCGCCTTGGCGGCAAGATCCCCAAGGGCGCGCTGCTCGAAGGCCCTCCGGGCACCGGTAAGACGCTTCTGGCGCGCGCCATCGCAGGCGAGGCCGGCGTGCCTTTCTTCACCATATCCGGCTCCGACTTTGTCGAGATGTTTGTGGGCGTGGGTGCCAGCCGCGTGCGCGATATGTTCGAGCAGGCCAAGAAAAACGCGCCCTGCATCGTGTTCATCGACGAAATCGACGCCGTCGGTCGCCACCGTGGCGCGGGCTATGGCGGGGGCAACGACGAGCGTGAGCAGACGCTGAACCAGCTGCTGGTCGAGATGGACGGTTTTGAAGCCAACGAAGGCGTCATCATCATCGCCGCGACCAACCGCAAGGATGTGCTGGATCCCGCACTGCTGCGCCCCGGTCGTTTCGACCGTCAGGTCACCGTCGGCAACCCGGATATCAAGGGCCGCGAAAAGATCCTGGGCGTGCACGCGCGCAAGACGCCGCTGGGGCCCGACGTTGATCTGCGCATCATCGCGCGCGGCACACCCGGCTTTTCCGGTGCGGATCTGGCGAACCTCGTGAACGAGGCGGCGCTGACCGCCGCACGCGTGGGCCGCCGCTTTGTCGCGATGATGGATTTCGAATCGGCCAAGGACAAGATCATGATGGGCGCGGAGCGCCGGTCGATGGTTCTCACACAGGACCAGAAGGAAAAGACCGCTTATCACGAGGCCGGCCACGCCATTGTCGGCATCAAACTGCCAAAATGCGATCCGGTCTACAAGGCCACGATCATTCCGCGCGGTGGCGCGCTGGGGATGGTGATGAGCCTGCCCGAGATGGACAAGCTGCAGATGTTCAAGGATGAGGCCGAGCAGAAGATCGCCATGACCATGGCGGGTAAGGCGGCCGAAATCTTCAAGTATGGGGCCGAAACCGTATCGTCCGGCCCGATGGGTGACATCATGCAGGCCAGCCAACTGGCGCGCGGCATGGTGATGCGCATGGGCATGTCGGACAAGGTCGGCAATATCGACTATTCCGAGGCCGCCGCCGGCTATCAGGCGAACGGCGGGGCGGGGGGCTTTTCGGTCTCTGCCGCGACCAAGGAACTGATCGAGAGCGAGGTCAAACGCATCATCGACGAAGGCTACGACCGTGCCTACAAGCTGATCGAAGAGCATGAGGAAGAGTTCGAACGTCTGGCGCAGGGTCTGCTGGAATACGAAACACTGACCGGCGAAGAGATCCAGCGCGTCATTGCGGGCAAGCCGCCACAGGCACCCGAGGATGAGGACGACACGCCCGACAGCGGCTCCGCCCCCTCCATTACGGCGATCCCGAAGGCGAAGGGCAAGAAATCTCCGCCCTCCGGTGGAATGGAGCCTGAACCCTCCGTGTGA
- the tilS gene encoding tRNA lysidine(34) synthetase TilS, whose amino-acid sequence MRPPLREAVARALGDPAPRVLGVAVSGGGDSVALLSLLRDMPDLCLHVATVDHGLRAQSRQEAAAVAKLCADWDLPHTTLRWTGWDGAGNLQDAARRARYALLAEWAQGRGIEAVALGHTQDDQAETVLMQLARHAGADGLSGMGRETDKHGVRFLRPCLELRRADLRRHLGEHGIGWAEDPSNDNPEFARIRMRQALPALADAGLDAAALAGLATRMQGVCAALDYTLADALEGRVETLAGALCIPTVAVAALPDALAHRFWRRAIRWVSGGAYGVRQAPLERFAATARAGGKTTLGGCVVESVAQNLWLYREAAAVTDHRAEATGVWDGCWHLDGTAPAGSYIAAMGFNGLKKIHNYRDFGLPRDMCAGLPALWHEGEALHVPVLYAASQSTARLIRRPGIFKLTGL is encoded by the coding sequence ATGCGCCCCCCGCTGAGGGAGGCTGTGGCGAGGGCGCTCGGCGATCCTGCGCCGCGTGTGCTGGGTGTGGCGGTCTCGGGGGGCGGTGATTCCGTCGCGTTGCTGAGCTTGCTTCGGGACATGCCGGATCTCTGCCTGCATGTGGCCACCGTCGATCATGGTTTGCGCGCCCAATCGCGACAGGAGGCCGCTGCAGTGGCAAAGCTCTGCGCCGATTGGGATCTACCGCACACGACGCTGCGCTGGACCGGATGGGACGGTGCGGGCAATCTTCAGGATGCCGCGCGCCGCGCGCGCTACGCGTTGCTCGCCGAATGGGCGCAGGGCCGGGGGATCGAGGCGGTAGCACTGGGCCACACACAGGACGATCAGGCCGAGACCGTGCTGATGCAACTGGCCCGGCACGCCGGCGCCGACGGGCTGAGCGGCATGGGGCGGGAGACAGACAAACACGGCGTGCGTTTCCTGCGCCCCTGTCTTGAATTACGCCGCGCCGATCTGCGTCGACATCTCGGGGAGCATGGCATCGGCTGGGCCGAGGATCCGAGCAATGACAACCCGGAGTTTGCCCGCATCCGCATGCGACAGGCGTTGCCCGCGCTTGCCGATGCGGGGCTGGACGCAGCGGCATTGGCGGGGCTTGCCACGCGCATGCAAGGCGTGTGCGCCGCGCTCGACTACACGCTTGCCGACGCGCTGGAGGGGCGGGTTGAAACGCTGGCGGGCGCGTTGTGCATCCCGACCGTTGCGGTCGCCGCGCTGCCCGACGCGCTTGCGCACAGGTTCTGGCGCCGGGCAATCCGCTGGGTCAGCGGCGGCGCTTACGGCGTGCGTCAGGCGCCGCTGGAACGCTTTGCCGCCACAGCGCGCGCCGGGGGCAAGACGACGCTGGGCGGCTGCGTCGTCGAAAGCGTCGCGCAAAATCTGTGGCTCTACCGGGAGGCGGCTGCCGTGACAGATCACCGCGCCGAGGCAACCGGCGTCTGGGACGGATGCTGGCACCTTGACGGCACCGCCCCTGCGGGATCCTATATTGCCGCGATGGGATTTAATGGTCTGAAAAAAATACACAATTACCGTGATTTTGGCCTGCCGCGGGACATGTGCGCAGGCCTCCCTGCGCTCTGGCACGAGGGGGAGGCACTGCACGTGCCCGTGCTTTATGCCGCGTCCCAAAGCACCGCGCGGCTGATCCGCAGGCCGGGCATCTTCAAACTGACCGGATTATGA
- a CDS encoding tetratricopeptide repeat protein has product MRFALIFAVVLGAVPMGAAAQDAQTLADIRQELVTLNTEMAKLRRELSTTGTAGQGAQLAAGSVLDRVSAMESELQRVTAKTEELEFRINRIVDDGTRRIADLEFRLVELEGGDISTLGETSTLGGNDQATAPAPAPTPAPGTGGQQLAVGENDDFQRAQEALASGDFRSAAAQFETFNQTYPGSPLAADVDLRRGDALEGMGDTREAARAYLASFGAAPVGPNAAEALFKLGRALGALGQTSEACVTLSEVGVRFAGSEYVAQAEAQRQGLGCS; this is encoded by the coding sequence ATGCGTTTCGCCCTGATCTTTGCGGTTGTGCTGGGGGCGGTGCCGATGGGCGCCGCCGCACAGGATGCGCAAACCCTCGCCGATATCCGGCAGGAGCTGGTTACGCTCAACACCGAAATGGCCAAGCTGCGGCGCGAGCTGAGCACCACCGGCACCGCCGGGCAGGGGGCGCAGCTGGCGGCGGGGTCGGTCCTTGACCGTGTCTCCGCGATGGAGAGCGAGCTGCAACGCGTCACCGCCAAGACCGAAGAGCTGGAATTCCGCATCAACCGCATTGTCGACGACGGCACCCGCCGCATCGCCGATCTGGAATTCCGTCTGGTCGAGCTTGAGGGCGGGGACATCTCCACCCTTGGCGAAACCTCGACCCTTGGCGGTAACGATCAGGCCACGGCCCCCGCGCCCGCCCCAACCCCTGCGCCGGGCACCGGCGGTCAGCAACTCGCCGTCGGAGAGAATGACGACTTTCAGCGGGCGCAGGAGGCGCTCGCATCCGGTGACTTTCGCAGCGCCGCCGCGCAGTTTGAGACCTTCAATCAGACCTATCCGGGCTCTCCGCTAGCTGCCGACGTCGATCTGCGGCGCGGCGACGCGCTGGAAGGCATGGGCGACACCCGCGAGGCCGCGCGCGCCTATCTTGCCAGCTTTGGCGCCGCACCCGTTGGCCCCAACGCCGCCGAGGCGCTGTTCAAACTGGGCCGCGCGCTAGGCGCGCTGGGCCAGACATCGGAGGCGTGCGTGACGCTCAGCGAGGTTGGCGTACGCTTTGCGGGCAGTGAATACGTGGCGCAGGCGGAAGCCCAACGCCAAGGTCTGGGCTGTTCGTGA